The Ignavibacteriota bacterium genome contains the following window.
GACTATTAGGACTTTTTGCTGGCGGTTTTTTATATCATTTCAGCCGCAAGAAACGCACTTTAAAGTTATATCCCGATAAAATTGAGTATCTCAAGCCGCAGCCTGAATTTACTGCAAACTGGGATGATATTATACTTGTTAAATCATTTCAGGAAATGAACAGAAGAACTGAAAATTTAGTAATTATGACCAAAGATGAGCAGGTCTTATCTATTTCTACAGCTTTTTTTGACAGAGAAAAGTTAATTAATGCATTTCGGGATATACAAATTATTCTATCTGAAAGAAGTGGTATAACCTTTGAGGATGACCGTAAGTGGGGAAATTAAAAAAATAAGGCTGTTATGATGAAATATCGTAACAGCCTTAGACTAAGGATTATTTCCTTTTTTTATGACGATTCTTACGAAGTCTTTTCTTCCTTTTATGGGTAGCCATTTTATGACGTTTTTTCTTTTTACCGCAGGGCATAATCACTCCAAATGAAATTATTATAAATATTTTATTCTGCACTATATAAGTTTACAAATATAATGCAAAAATGTATATAAACCAAAAAAAAACGGAGATAATTATAAAATCATCTTATAATTATCTCCAAAAATAAAAATCTTAGTCGTTTGATTTTAAATTATCATTGACTTTATTCAAAAATTCAGGTGAAGGCTTAAAAACAGGTACGTATCTTTTTTCTAAAGGTACTAATTCACCTGATTTTGGATTGCGTGCCATTCTTGGTTTTCTACTTTTGTGTTTAAAAACACCAAATCCACGCAATTCAATACGCTTACCGGCAGTAATTGCATTTATAATACTTGCAAAAACACCATCAACGACTGCTTTGGTCTCGATTTTTGTCAGACCGGTTGCTTTTGATATTTCATCAACAATATCAGCTTTTGTCATAATTTCTTTTCCTATACAATTTTAATACAACATTTTATGAATTTTCATTTTTACAGAGTTCAAAATTACAAATAAGTTTTATAATTAAAAAGATTTATTTCATAATTTATTTTTTCTAACCTATTGTATTTTAAGAATTTTTTTATTATGGGAACATTCGAAATTGTAAATTATACATACAAATTAACGAAATTACTGTTAATAACCTATAAAATTTATTGCAAAAATTTAACACAAACTACTTTTTTATAAATTTTTTCAAGATTTCTATTTCATTCGAACCAAAGAATTTAAACAAATATAACATACAAAAGAAAATTATCAAAAGCGAAACTTTGAATACTATTAAAATATTATTTTCTATAAATCCTGTCAGATATTTATCAGTAAAGAAAATACCGGCAGTAGCAACAAGAATCAGAGCAACTCTCCTCCACTCATAGTTTACAGGAAATATCTTCATAACGATGAAATAAATAATCAATACCGATACAAAATATGCTGCCAATGTAGCCCATGCAGCTCCTTCGTAGCCCATTTTTGGTATAAGTACAAAATTGACAGCTATATTGACCAAAGCAGCAATCCCAACAGCCAAAGGAAGATACTGAGTTTTCTTCTCAATCAGAAGACCTGCACTCAAATTGGTAAATACACCGTTGAAATAATACGCAAAAAGTATAATTGGTATGATGTGCATACCTGACCAATACTCCGGATTGATAAAGTATTCCCCTCCTATTCCGGGTATTCTGACAATATAGCCTATAAACATACTTATTGTCAAAAATATCAGTGCTGCAGCAAGAGTAAAATATGTAAATATTCTAGCGAAAAGCTCTTTAGCGTGGCTGTCCTTGAAGTGTGACAGATAAAACGGCTTCCAGGCATATTCAAACACAGTAACAAAAATCATCATAGGGATTCCAAGCCGGTAATTGACCTGATATGTTACCACATCGCGGAATGAATCAGTAAGCTCAGTAAGAATCGGTCTGTCAGCCACTTGAAGGATTATTGCCGCAAGGTTTGCGGGAATAGTGGGAAGTCCGAATTTCAACATTCTAATAAATAACTTATTGTCAATCTGAGCGAGAAATTTTTTAACTATCATCGGCAAAAGATAAATAACTCCTATTGAAGAAGCTATTAGCTGTGCATAAAGCACTCCTTCTGCCTGCAATTCAAATCCAATCAGCAATATCAGATTAAATGCTACAGTAAGGAAAATCAATGAAAACCTGATTGTAGCAAATTTTTTCGCCTGATTTGTCATTCTCATATAACCCATTGGTATGAGAATAGCTGCATCAAGCATGGGGATAAGAGCAGCGAGTCGTATTAAATAAGCGGCTGATGTTACTTCAGGATTTGCAATAATTGAAGCAATGAAATCCGAACTTATCAATATAATTGCCGTAAATGCAACACTGATAATATTTATTATCAAAAATGAATGTGTAAAGACCTTTGAAGCCTGTTCTTTGTTAT
Protein-coding sequences here:
- a CDS encoding integration host factor subunit beta translates to MTKADIVDEISKATGLTKIETKAVVDGVFASIINAITAGKRIELRGFGVFKHKSRKPRMARNPKSGELVPLEKRYVPVFKPSPEFLNKVNDNLKSND
- a CDS encoding polysaccharide biosynthesis C-terminal domain-containing protein — its product is MYSKIKKLGSDTLIYGFATVFGRFLNFLLTPIYSNLLFGTEYEFIIYIYALLAFINVIYSFGMESAFFRFYSHDNKEQASKVFTHSFLIINIISVAFTAIILISSDFIASIIANPEVTSAAYLIRLAALIPMLDAAILIPMGYMRMTNQAKKFATIRFSLIFLTVAFNLILLIGFELQAEGVLYAQLIASSIGVIYLLPMIVKKFLAQIDNKLFIRMLKFGLPTIPANLAAIILQVADRPILTELTDSFRDVVTYQVNYRLGIPMMIFVTVFEYAWKPFYLSHFKDSHAKELFARIFTYFTLAAALIFLTISMFIGYIVRIPGIGGEYFINPEYWSGMHIIPIILFAYYFNGVFTNLSAGLLIEKKTQYLPLAVGIAALVNIAVNFVLIPKMGYEGAAWATLAAYFVSVLIIYFIVMKIFPVNYEWRRVALILVATAGIFFTDKYLTGFIENNILIVFKVSLLIIFFCMLYLFKFFGSNEIEILKKFIKK